Part of the Primulina huaijiensis isolate GDHJ02 chromosome 15, ASM1229523v2, whole genome shotgun sequence genome is shown below.
caatcaaagtttttaacgGATTTCCTTATAGGTGGAAGAAGGGATGACGTATGAGAATTTATCAGTATTTTTAACGGATATAAGACTGAGAACTTATAGGAATAGTTTCTACGAGATATAAGACCTCATAAGTATTTTTAATCAAGCGACACAACGTCATCAGTTTGATGCATGAGAACTTATCAGAATATCACTCATCTCAATACTAATTTGACTCGTGCACGTTTAACCctacaaattaaatattaaaatactaaatGATGTTAGAATTTATTAATTAGCTAACTAATTTTTGGACTCAattttgaaatgttaaattttagTCCCATAATTTTTCTTTTCCATCATCTGTTCTTGGATTTCAAAACTATTTCTTAGTTTTACTAGCTCACTAAGCTTATTTCCCTATCTCAATGAAAAGTACAAGCAACTCCggaccaaaaaaattattgcgaatttcatattaattactttctattaaaaaaacattttattaaaaaaattcatttttccttcaatatattcaaaaaattaaattttataaataatatgtttttctaCTTTTAGTTCgttatattatttatccatatttttatcTAATATAATCTCATGTTTGATgcaccatattatttatttatccatctaccaatcatttatcttacatcaatcaaatcattgaattaaaattacaatattactcTTAATAAATaacattataaatattttattaatattttcaaaaagatAAAACGGTAATAtcacattatctcaaatttaatcaaattaatcaatcgaatcaaacattatattaaatatcatttttatatagtttattattaaaaaatattacttatctccATATTATTTGTCTCATACCACGAACCAAACGGTAACGAATAATACTTCAAGTGCTATATAATATGTTCTTTATGATAAAAAGTACTATTTTGTTGTTAAAATAAgctatttgtatatttttaccaaaataaCGTAACACGAGTATATTATATTCACACCATAACATTTTTCTACGAGAAAATAAAACatggaaaaatttaattttcaaatgggaaatattaaaaaatcgTGTTCATATGTTATTCATGCTGATACTTGATAGTATATTGAAAAAAGATTTAAagataaacacacacacacatattaNCGGGTCCCGAATCGACATGATCGGATTTTAGGGATAAAATTGATATTACAATCACCCAATTTTGAGtaagtttttcattttaatcagagttgaaataaaattttttttttgaaattttttatgtaaCAATTTAaggaataaattttaaaaatttatttgatcatgtttatatattaaaataaattttgttgaaTTTGGGAAAGCAGAAGAGATTCAAATCAAGAACAATCCCATCGTCGCTTCAGATAGGAGAGGAGAGGTGAAGCATAAGCTCGGTTGCAACAATGGCGGGAGCTGACTTGCAGCAGGAAACTGATTGTAACTTCGAGTGGGATGAAACCTCTCAGCTTTACTGCCACGCCAGGTTTtcgttttttttccttaaatttgTTTCTCTTGTTTTTGTTCGTCCCTCGATTCGTGTTTCGCGAATACCGCAGCTTGCAATTTACTGATTGTTTGATAATCACTGCACGTGTGATTGGAAATTCGGATTCGAAACCTCGTATTGAAGCTCggtttttatgtatatttttaattttggaatGTTTATGTTggattttttgggttttttcatatattttttggtttttcatTTTGACGCAGCTCTGGATTTTACCATGACCCACAAGCAGGCTGGTATTATAGCAGCCGAGATGGACTTTATTACAAATTTGAAAATGGAAATTATGTCCTACTCGGATCCAAACTGGTATTCAGTTGAAAGTTGATATATCATATATGTCTATGTAAATATATATTGGTAAATTATTCTATTTCCGTGGAACTTTGATTACATTCTCAATAGAAATGTCAAATATGGCAATATTATCAAACCATTTTCCGTTCCCGACCTTTTTTTCCTCATCATGCTACTAGCGTATAAGTTGCCTTGTTTTTAAGCCTCTGCAAGCCTTATCCTTTAACATTTCAATTGTTTGGTTTTATACTTATTTTTAAGCCCACGTAGTGAAAATACTGCAATCACTTGGAAACCTTGGATATTTTGTTCCAAGACTCTGTCTGTCTTACACATGAGTTGATATAAAAGCTATTATCGTTGCTCTCACAATCAGCTCAAACTTTTGAAACTTCTGTTGCCCACCCAGTACACTGCCACCAAATGTAGTTTTTGGAAATTTGATCACGAGCCTCTATTCCCTGATGTCTGGCCTGCAAGTCATTGGCAGGTCAGACCATAAATTAGAGTGGAGAACTCTCAATCAGCTCAAGCATTTCCAACTTGAAAATCTGGATATTAGCATTTATACTATATATTTATCAGGATGCGGATCAACCTGAAATTCTTGATTCTGCTTGTAAAGGAGACACACATGAAGCTAAAACTAGTGGAGAAGAAGTTTCCAATGAGCCTGTGCAAGGTAAACTAGTATGCCTGTGCTGCTTTTATGTTTCATTGACCTTTTTCAGAACACTTTTCCATCTTGTCATAAATCGCATTATTTATACCTGCAACATGTTTGCAATCATATAAACGTCTTGCTAACATTTGAGTATTTGTTGTCTTGTTTTGGtatgtgtcacgccccgagaccggggttagtcgacatcggcgttgttttacaaccacgcaattgaaaacaacaagcctcgtagtacagtataaaccaaaaaccagtctatttcatcattaactcaaaataatcttgtCTTACAGCGATAAATTCCAAAACGAAAGAAAATGTGCGGAAGCATTGTACAACTTGAATCAAAACTTAGGAAGAACTTAAGCGAGAAATCTTCATATCTCGAAACTTCATCACCAACCCCGAAGCATGTCTTATTCATCGTCGTCTACTTGatcttcgttcttatctggaaagagatgtaaggggtgagtgttttgggaaacactcagcaagtgggggccgatcgattaccacaagtacatataaatataatttaaaacccATATTGCAAATTGATTTTCAAAACGTAGTATATCATATCAGATCAGAATCAGAATCGAAATGCGAAACAGAGATTATCAGACATTCAGAACAGAACGAATCAGAACAAACGAAaacactgttattcatctcgttatccatggtcaaattgtccccaatatgttagtcctctaaggggtgagtccaaaacacagttttatacccactgatgggggccggaacacagttttatacccactgatgagGGCCATATAATTTACAATCGTCGTTCCATATCCCactcgaatcataacagtgcacCACAGAATCAGATGTATCAAACAACACTTATCGGAATTTTTGAATGAACTCAGCAGAATCAAAGAACATCGGAAATAGAAGGAATATATCGtacatcgatcgagattttTATGAAATACATAATAGCATTTTTGAAAATGGTTTGACATACATACaagcatgtcatgaaatacttATACAAAGTTTAAGTTACAAAGAAATACatagcaaaagcccacttactgatTTCGTTTGGATTAAAACGCTAGAAGGACGTGCTAAAAGAACTCCGTTCGAACAAGTTTGCGGTAGAGCTTCGTCTAGGCTGCTGCAAAtgctaaattttgaattcttgaagttatgGGGAGAGAGTTTGCTTCTTATATAGGCTTGAATAACCAACTATAAAGGTAATCCCGTATCACTCCAAGAATGTCGCTGATTACTTAATCAAAGTGATGGTTGCACTTTTCTCTCCCGAATGAACGTGGCCTCTTCTTGATTCAAGATACACATCCGAGAATCATGAGTGATTTTGGTTTTCCTTAAGTGCAAATGTAGAGTGATTTTGGCTGCATGAATCTCTTCCAAGATTGGTGCACTTCCATATTGCATAGGGTGATAAATGGTCAATAATGAAGGGACaatgattattcaaattttcaagtttatgattgtatgaaacaaaaaaaatgttgtGCCAAAATGAGCTGAAATTTCCTATGacatatatagattttttttttcgttgCAAGATTTCGGGTCTTCACAGTATGTGCTGTAACGGTTTATTTTCTTGAATCAGTTTTCCTGTTTGGGTAAATACTTCCGTTCACTATTTCTAGTTGGTACTTGTATCGGGCTTATAAACATAGGCGGTTGTGGTATTATGCATATGGTTATCATATGGATTCATTTGTTATTTTCCCCATATTTTCATGTTCTGTGTTGTGTGTATCTCTTGACAGATCCCTCAGAATGTAATTACAGTGACCAATCAAAGTATCCACCTCCACCATCAGAATGGTGTGCTCAGGctcaatcaaatttttttttttttttttttttttttttttttttttttttctttttactgaTCCCTTTGATTTTAATTACGGTGACCAATAAAAGTATGCATCTTCACCATCAGAATGGTGTGCTCAGGctcaatcaaatttttttttttttttttttttatcgttttGGCCTCGATTTTCATTGACCGCTGCAGATTTCTAAGCCAGAGTTTTCTCATGCAGGCTGGAGGACACTCTTATTGATATGTACTTATCAGGTTATTCCAATCTAACAGCGAATACCGCTTCATCTGATGTGAAAATTCCCTTGGACGCTAACAACATGGAGAAGCTAAGCTTACCATCGCATGGTTTGTGAAAATTTTTGTATGTGTCTGGATCAAGGTTACTGGAGTGGATCATACAATGTCTTGTTTGTTCAACTGCAGGAGGTGAAGATACTGAAGAACATGAAGAAGGCGAGTGGATCCCTGATGACCCCAATTTTTTGAGTAATCTGAGCAAATATAGTTCAGATGAAGGTATCCAAAACCTCGAAATAATGTTTTCCAGtgcatttatatattataaagttGTTTTACTAAATTGTTGTTGATACTTTATATTGCATGTTAGTCAACATTCACTCAGGTAGCATTTGGATTTGATCGGCTGTCAGCGTGCATTTTAATTATGTCATCTAAACCCTTCATTTGTATTTTACAAcaagaaaattttgataatttgagATTCATCCTTCAAACTTTTGGGCAGTTGAAATCCCATCATTTCAATTTCATTGATTTTCAAATTCTTTTATTTAGAATCTGTTAATACCTACACAGCCTTGAAGATTGTTCCTCTTATTTTCTTCCTATCcatcttaattaaaattttgaagatgCATAGGGAAAATATTGTGGGAATCTTTTATGTCATATATGTTGTCTCTTTAAAGTTACAGGAACGAATAAAAGGGTGTTCTTTATTTGAGTAGTTTATTAGTTTTTCCTCATGTAGGAAGAAGTAAGCATAATGTTATCATATTTTGTCAGCGTTGGCCAATATGCAATCGTCTTTCAGGGATGTCTCAGAGTCAGGAAGAAGAGAATTGGCGTGCTCAGTACGGTCAAATCAGTCAAATAGATGAAAGGGTGTCAGATTTTCACGTGGTGAATATATGGGATTGGGCTTTGgtcaaagaaacaaaaaaagatGGAAAGACTGAGGTGTCTAGGCTAGTTGGCAGATTGATGAAGCACTCTTTAAAGTTCCATCCATCAGTGCCTTCTGGTGGTGGTAAACTGAAAACGGCTCCAATTTGTGACGTGTATCTCGATATGGTACGAGTGACAACAGGTTTGCCTGTTACCCATCctcctattttttttattatttacctTTCTAAAATTCATGTACAGATACCATTGCACCCTTGTGTCATAGTGGTACCACCTCTTCCCAAAGTGAGAGAGGTTCCACTAATCTGAGccctatttaaaaattaataataaaaattcaagaagaaACAACCTTATCGtcagataaattttttttatcctatAACAGGCCGGATATACAGATTGAAGATTCCAAGTTTGCAATATGTGACATCCTCGTCAACATATGATGCTTCCAACCCAACAAAAGATTGGGACTTTCCAAAATTATCGATTGATAACCATACAAACAAGTTACCAAATCATGATCAGGAATCTAAATCTCAGAGCTTGGATGCTCTTGATTACCAAAAGGACATGTTTATGTCATCAGCAAAACCTAGCTCATCTAGCAAGGTAAAGTACATGAGCTTTTAATCTTTTAGAGTGCCTCTTCAATAT
Proteins encoded:
- the LOC140960077 gene encoding uncharacterized protein — protein: MAGADLQQETDCNFEWDETSQLYCHASSGFYHDPQAGWYYSSRDGLYYKFENGNYVLLGSKLDADQPEILDSACKGDTHEAKTSGEEVSNEPVQDPSECNYSDQSKYPPPPSEWLEDTLIDMYLSGYSNLTANTASSDVKIPLDANNMEKLSLPSHGGEDTEEHEEGEWIPDDPNFLSNLSKYSSDEGMSQSQEEENWRAQYGQISQIDERVSDFHVVNIWDWALVKETKKDGKTEVSRLVGRLMKHSLKFHPSVPSGGGKLKTAPICDVYLDMVRVTTGRIYRLKIPSLQYVTSSSTYDASNPTKDWDFPKLSIDNHTNKLPNHDQESKSQSLDALDYQKDMFMSSAKPSSSSKDHIYRDRAAERRALHGGFGVGIGQKSSVTCSDSIPSSPNYLNPEEAASEALNTSFGERSYARKILENMGWKEGEALGGSMKGLTEPIQAIGNKGNAGLGWNNGRRK